The genomic DNA AAACAAGATTATATTAGTTATGAACATTAGATTAAACCATTGTTTGAAGGAAAGGTTTGAAGTTATTGTAAACAAAGTCTTCATAAACATGCTTTGAATCAAggtgtttatatatatactttcaAAACAACGTGCATACCATTATATTGTGCCCTATCACAACACGAGGAAAAAGAGATGGTAAATATATCACTATAAATTCACATTATCTTATaacattttaagtttaaatGTGAGACATAACATATACTTGAATTGTAATGACATACAGGTAACACGTCTTAAGTGCGGTGGTTTCATTTTTGCTCTTCGTCTAAACCACACAATGAGCGACGCAGCAGGTTTGGTTCAATTTATGAATGCCTTAGGAGAAATATCTCGTGGCATGAACGAACCTTCAATTCCACCAGTGTGGTATAGAGAGCTTTTGAATGCAAGGGACCCACCAAGAGTGACGTGTACTCATCGCGAATACGAACAAATACCCGACACTAAAGGAACCATCATCCCCTTAGATGACATGGACCATCGCTCTTTCTTCTTCGGTCCCACCGAGGTAGCGGCAATTCGCGCTCTCCTTCCACCTCACCAACAACAACATCGACCCTCCAATTTCGAGATCCTCACGGCATGTCTCTGGCGTTGTCGAACAATAGCGTTGCAACCGGACACAGAAGAGGAAGTTCGCATAATCTGCGTCGTCAACGCGCGTGCCAAGTTTAATCCTCCGTTACCTAACGGTTATTACGGTAACGCTATTGCGCTTCCCGTTGCAGTTACAACTGCTGGGAAACTAATTGAAAATCCGTTGGAGTATGCATTGGAGTTAGTTAGGAAAGCAAAAGCTGATGTCACTGAAGAATATATGCATTCAATTGCAGACTTATTGGTTACACACGGTCGACTACATTTTACTGTGGTGAGATCGTATCTTGTGTCGGATGTGACACGTGCTGGTTTTGGAGATGTGGATTATGGTTGGGGGAA from Cicer arietinum cultivar CDC Frontier isolate Library 1 unplaced genomic scaffold, Cicar.CDCFrontier_v2.0 Ca_scaffold_5525_v2.0, whole genome shotgun sequence includes the following:
- the LOC101508667 gene encoding benzyl alcohol O-benzoyltransferase-like; this encodes MSDAAGLVQFMNALGEISRGMNEPSIPPVWYRELLNARDPPRVTCTHREYEQIPDTKGTIIPLDDMDHRSFFFGPTEVAAIRALLPPHQQQHRPSNFEILTACLWRCRTIALQPDTEEEVRIICVVNARAKFNPPLPNGYYGNAIALPVAVTTAGKLIENPLEYALELVRKAKADVTEEYMHSIADLLVTHGRLHFTVVRSYLVSDVTRAGFGDVDYGWGKAVYGGPAKAGVGAIPGVCSFYIPFKNDKGEEGLVMPVCLPTQAMERFVKELDHVLNNNNNINQTIKGGKKSGFIISSML